A region of Rhizobium grahamii DNA encodes the following proteins:
- a CDS encoding NADP-dependent malic enzyme, translating into MDHHDKPKTEKNVAGGSLDEQALFFHRYPRPGKLEIQATKPLGNQRDLALAYSPGVAAPCLAIRDNPETAADYTSRANLVAVISNGTAVLGLGNIGPLASKPVMEGKAVLFKKFANIDVFDIEVDATSVDQMVATVASLEPTFGGINLEDIKAPECFEIERRLREKMKIPVFHDDQHGTAIIVAAAILNGLELAGKKIDEVKIVASGAGAAALACLNLLVTLGAKRENIWVHDIEGLVYEGRVELMDEWKSVYAQKSDTRTLAENIGGADVFLGLSAAGVLKPELLAQMAEKPLIMALANPTPEIMPDLARAARPDAMICTGRSDFPNQVNNVLCFPFIFRGALDCGAVTINEEMKMAAVRAIAALAREEPSDVAARAYSGETPIFGPNYLIPSPFDPRLILRIAPAVAKAAAESGVALRPIADFDAYLDQLNRFVFRSGFVMKPIFAAAKNAEKKRVIFSEGEDERVLRAAQVLLEEGIAEPILIGRPQVIETRLQRYGLRIRPLSDFDVINPEDDPRFREYVDLYFSLVGRRGVIPEAARTIVRTNTTVIGALALKRGEADALICGLEGRYEKHLRDVRQIIGKRENVRDFSALSLLISQRGATFFTDTYVTFNPTAEEVAESAVLAAEEIKRFGITPRAALVSHSNFGSRESESATKMRAALKLVRDSAPELEVDGEMHGESAISEALRKRVMPDTTLHDEANLLVFPNLDAANITLGVVKSMIDGLHVGPILLGAAMPAHILAPSVTSRGVVNMAALAVVEASQPA; encoded by the coding sequence ATGGATCATCACGACAAACCCAAGACGGAAAAGAACGTGGCAGGCGGGAGCCTCGATGAGCAGGCGCTTTTCTTCCACCGCTATCCCCGTCCGGGCAAGCTGGAGATCCAGGCCACCAAGCCACTCGGTAACCAACGCGACCTCGCGCTCGCCTATTCTCCGGGCGTTGCGGCGCCCTGTCTCGCCATCCGCGACAATCCGGAAACGGCTGCCGACTACACCTCGCGCGCCAATCTCGTGGCCGTCATTTCGAACGGCACGGCTGTTCTCGGTCTCGGAAACATCGGCCCGCTCGCCTCGAAGCCGGTCATGGAAGGCAAGGCGGTTCTCTTCAAGAAATTCGCCAATATCGACGTCTTCGATATCGAGGTTGATGCCACAAGCGTCGACCAGATGGTGGCGACCGTGGCATCCCTGGAGCCGACCTTCGGGGGCATCAATCTCGAGGACATCAAGGCGCCTGAGTGCTTTGAGATCGAGCGCCGCCTGCGCGAAAAGATGAAGATCCCGGTCTTCCACGACGACCAGCACGGCACGGCGATCATCGTCGCGGCCGCCATCCTGAACGGCCTCGAACTGGCCGGCAAGAAGATCGATGAGGTCAAGATCGTCGCTTCTGGCGCTGGCGCGGCTGCCCTCGCCTGCCTCAATCTTCTCGTAACACTTGGCGCAAAACGCGAGAACATCTGGGTTCATGACATCGAAGGCCTCGTCTACGAAGGTCGCGTGGAGCTCATGGACGAGTGGAAGAGCGTCTATGCGCAGAAGAGCGACACACGCACGCTGGCGGAAAACATCGGCGGCGCCGATGTGTTTCTCGGCCTCTCAGCCGCAGGTGTGCTGAAGCCCGAACTTCTGGCACAGATGGCGGAGAAGCCGCTCATCATGGCGCTCGCAAACCCGACGCCTGAAATCATGCCCGATCTTGCGCGTGCGGCACGCCCGGACGCCATGATCTGCACCGGCCGTTCGGATTTCCCGAACCAGGTCAACAACGTACTCTGCTTCCCCTTCATCTTCCGTGGCGCGCTCGACTGCGGTGCCGTCACGATCAACGAAGAAATGAAGATGGCGGCGGTTCGCGCCATCGCAGCACTTGCGCGCGAAGAGCCTTCCGATGTCGCCGCCCGCGCCTACTCGGGCGAAACCCCGATCTTCGGGCCGAACTACCTCATTCCGTCGCCGTTCGACCCACGCCTCATCCTGCGTATCGCGCCGGCCGTTGCGAAGGCTGCCGCCGAAAGCGGTGTCGCTCTGCGCCCGATCGCAGATTTCGACGCTTATCTCGACCAGCTGAACCGCTTCGTCTTCCGCTCCGGCTTCGTCATGAAGCCGATTTTTGCCGCTGCGAAGAATGCCGAAAAGAAGCGTGTGATCTTCTCGGAAGGTGAGGACGAGCGCGTACTGCGTGCCGCCCAGGTCTTGCTGGAAGAAGGCATCGCGGAGCCGATCCTCATCGGCCGCCCGCAGGTCATCGAGACGCGCTTGCAGCGCTATGGTCTTCGCATTCGCCCGCTGTCCGATTTCGACGTGATTAACCCCGAAGACGATCCGCGGTTCCGCGAGTATGTCGACCTCTACTTCTCGCTCGTCGGTCGCCGCGGTGTCATTCCTGAAGCGGCTCGCACGATCGTTCGTACGAACACGACCGTTATCGGTGCGCTTGCTCTGAAGCGTGGTGAAGCGGATGCCCTCATCTGCGGTCTCGAAGGACGTTACGAAAAACACCTGCGCGATGTTCGCCAGATCATCGGCAAGCGCGAGAACGTCCGCGACTTCTCCGCACTGAGCCTCCTGATCTCGCAGCGCGGCGCCACGTTCTTCACCGACACCTATGTGACATTCAATCCGACGGCCGAAGAGGTTGCCGAATCGGCGGTTCTCGCCGCCGAAGAGATCAAGCGCTTCGGCATCACGCCACGCGCTGCACTCGTATCGCACTCGAATTTCGGATCGCGTGAATCCGAGAGCGCCACGAAGATGCGCGCGGCACTCAAGCTGGTGCGTGACAGCGCTCCGGAGCTTGAAGTGGACGGCGAAATGCATGGTGAAAGTGCGATCAGCGAGGCTTTGCGCAAGCGCGTCATGCCGGACACGACATTGCACGACGAAGCCAACCTGCTCGTCTTCCCGAACCTCGATGCGGCCAACATCACGCTTGGCGTCGTCAAGTCGATGATCGACGGCCTGCACGTCGGCCCAATCCTTCTCGGAGCGGCCATGCCCGCGCACATTCTGGCGCCGTCGGTTACCTCGCGCGGCGTCGTGAATATGGCGGCGCTCGCGGTCGTCGAGGCTTCCCAGCCGGCGTGA
- a CDS encoding ABC transporter ATP-binding protein, with the protein MRVQVEEEQTEIEGEKGRDIVLSARDVTVGFGSKVVLDNLNLNIYRGEILGFVGASGTGKSVLMRTVLRLLPRRSGQIKILGQDFDELDEPQRNALDMRLGVLFQQGALFSSLTVKENIQVPMREYLDLPQSLMDELAHLKIRLVGLAPDAADKYPSELSGGMIKRAALARALALDPELVFLDEPTSGLDPIGAAEFDDLIAKLRDTLGLTVYMVTHDLDSLFSVCDRIAVLGKKRVMVEGTIDDMLAYDDPWVQAYFKGKRARSIVPQDTHAGAAERLAQDSRGK; encoded by the coding sequence CTGAGGGTGCAAGTGGAAGAAGAGCAGACGGAGATCGAGGGCGAAAAGGGGCGCGATATCGTGCTCTCGGCGCGCGACGTGACCGTCGGTTTCGGTTCCAAGGTCGTACTCGACAATCTGAACCTGAATATCTACCGGGGCGAGATCCTGGGTTTCGTCGGCGCTTCGGGCACGGGCAAATCCGTTCTCATGCGCACCGTTCTGCGGCTGCTTCCGCGCCGTTCCGGGCAGATCAAGATCCTCGGGCAGGATTTCGATGAGCTGGATGAGCCGCAACGCAATGCCTTGGACATGCGCCTCGGCGTCCTCTTTCAGCAGGGCGCGCTGTTTTCGTCGCTGACCGTGAAGGAAAACATCCAGGTCCCGATGCGGGAATATCTGGATCTGCCACAGTCGCTCATGGACGAACTGGCGCATTTGAAGATCCGCCTTGTCGGCCTCGCGCCTGATGCGGCGGATAAATATCCTTCCGAGCTTTCGGGCGGCATGATCAAGCGAGCAGCGCTCGCGCGGGCACTCGCGCTCGATCCGGAGCTCGTATTTCTCGACGAACCGACATCAGGGCTCGATCCGATCGGAGCGGCGGAGTTCGACGATCTGATCGCCAAGCTCCGGGATACGCTGGGGTTGACCGTGTATATGGTGACACACGACCTCGATAGCTTGTTCTCCGTATGCGACCGCATCGCGGTGCTCGGGAAGAAGCGAGTCATGGTGGAGGGGACGATCGACGACATGCTGGCCTACGACGATCCGTGGGTTCAGGCTTATTTCAAAGGCAAGCGCGCGCGTTCGATCGTGCCGCAAGACACCCACGCCGGCGCCGCCGAAAGGTTGGCGCAAGATAGCCGCGGGAAGTGA
- the dgcA gene encoding N-acetyl-D-Glu racemase DgcA — protein sequence MPRSLEIETSSFPIAGTFTISRGSKTTAEVVTCVLKDGGVTGWGECVPYRRYGETIESVTAQIEATRPLLEGGLELGDLAQAMPPGAARNAVDCALWDLAAKRSGKSVAASLGLQNPHPLTTAFTISLGEPEFMADQARKNADRALLKVKVGTADDESRILAVRGGAPESTIILDANEGWTEENLARHLQIAAKAGVALVEQPLPAGRDEILAEIERPILVCADESVHHTGDLASLRDRYDAINIKLDKTGGLTEALAMKLEAQRLGFKIMLGCMVGTSLAMAPAVLLAQDADFVDLDGPLLLARDRQPGLRYAASLVWPPERDLWG from the coding sequence ATGCCACGGTCCCTCGAAATTGAAACCAGCTCCTTCCCCATCGCCGGCACCTTCACGATTTCGCGCGGCAGCAAAACGACCGCCGAGGTCGTTACCTGTGTCCTGAAGGACGGCGGCGTCACCGGATGGGGAGAGTGCGTTCCGTATCGTCGCTACGGCGAGACCATTGAAAGTGTCACGGCGCAGATCGAGGCCACGCGGCCTCTCCTTGAAGGCGGTCTCGAACTCGGCGATCTGGCGCAGGCAATGCCACCCGGCGCGGCCAGAAACGCAGTCGATTGCGCCTTATGGGACTTGGCGGCGAAAAGAAGCGGTAAATCGGTGGCTGCTAGCCTCGGTCTTCAGAACCCGCATCCGCTCACGACCGCCTTCACCATCTCGCTCGGCGAGCCAGAATTCATGGCAGATCAGGCGCGCAAGAATGCCGATCGCGCGCTCTTGAAGGTGAAGGTCGGTACCGCCGATGACGAGAGCCGGATTCTTGCGGTCCGAGGCGGCGCGCCCGAGAGCACGATCATTCTGGATGCAAACGAGGGGTGGACCGAAGAAAATCTTGCGCGGCACCTGCAGATTGCAGCCAAGGCGGGGGTCGCATTGGTCGAGCAACCTCTGCCAGCCGGCCGGGATGAAATTCTTGCCGAAATCGAACGTCCGATTCTCGTCTGTGCCGACGAAAGCGTGCATCATACGGGCGACCTCGCGAGCCTTCGCGATCGCTACGATGCAATCAACATCAAGCTCGACAAAACGGGCGGGCTGACGGAAGCCCTTGCCATGAAGCTGGAGGCCCAGAGGCTCGGCTTCAAGATCATGCTCGGCTGCATGGTCGGCACGTCGCTTGCCATGGCGCCGGCGGTCCTGCTTGCGCAGGATGCCGATTTCGTCGATCTCGATGGCCCGCTGTTACTGGCCCGGGATCGGCAGCCCGGCTTGCGCTACGCTGCCTCTCTCGTCTGGCCACCCGAAAGAGATCTCTGGGGCTGA
- a CDS encoding MFS transporter, giving the protein MIPAQNPSSGEGAPAHFRLLSALSYCAPLLVNGVALPFFPVWLALHDFNDHEIGMILAVPMVVRVLVAPVVAMYADRMKERADVLLFSGGLSLLTAIALYWTTTFWPVLLVYTLQGATFSFYVPVVESIVISGVRRWGLDYGSMRVWGSVAFIVSTLVGGQLVGRWGGEMVLPVMTFGFIMTIVMALYCPRIGPTRRRGTPVDLPAATGSSLRQPHLLALLIGVAIQQSSHAVLQAFATLYWHELGFSGTQIALLWSAGVAAEVTVFFLSRRLNRRFDAWTLIRFGAAVSVCRWILFPMHWGFAGFFLLQCLHSFTYAFVHTGVQRRIVASVQETQESSAQGAYFFYNGMCMGLMTIAAGYIYAALGLASYYVMAFVALAGLGLIIVAYYLQPQRSLSGGQTREAA; this is encoded by the coding sequence ATGATTCCCGCTCAAAATCCTTCCTCGGGCGAGGGCGCGCCTGCGCACTTTCGATTGCTAAGTGCCCTATCTTATTGTGCGCCGCTCCTCGTCAACGGTGTGGCCTTGCCGTTCTTCCCGGTGTGGCTTGCCCTTCATGATTTCAACGACCACGAGATCGGGATGATACTGGCGGTTCCGATGGTCGTCCGCGTTCTCGTGGCGCCTGTCGTGGCCATGTACGCAGACCGGATGAAGGAGAGGGCGGACGTTCTCCTGTTTTCCGGCGGCCTGTCGTTGCTGACGGCCATTGCGCTCTATTGGACAACAACCTTCTGGCCGGTTCTGCTCGTCTATACGCTCCAGGGGGCGACCTTTTCCTTCTACGTGCCTGTTGTCGAATCGATCGTGATTTCGGGTGTTCGCCGCTGGGGGCTGGACTACGGCTCGATGCGGGTATGGGGATCGGTCGCGTTCATCGTCTCCACGCTGGTCGGCGGGCAGCTGGTCGGGCGCTGGGGCGGCGAAATGGTCCTTCCTGTCATGACGTTCGGTTTCATCATGACCATTGTCATGGCCCTATATTGCCCGCGGATCGGACCGACGCGGCGGCGCGGCACGCCGGTCGACCTTCCGGCGGCCACCGGGAGTTCCCTGAGGCAGCCTCATCTTCTGGCCTTGCTCATCGGCGTTGCGATCCAGCAGTCCAGCCACGCCGTGCTGCAGGCTTTCGCCACGCTCTACTGGCACGAACTCGGCTTTTCGGGAACACAGATCGCGTTGCTCTGGAGCGCCGGCGTCGCCGCGGAGGTGACGGTCTTCTTTCTTTCCAGGCGCCTTAACCGCCGGTTCGATGCATGGACACTGATCCGCTTCGGCGCGGCCGTGAGCGTCTGTCGGTGGATTCTGTTTCCGATGCACTGGGGATTTGCAGGCTTCTTCCTGCTTCAGTGCCTGCACTCGTTTACCTACGCCTTCGTCCACACCGGCGTACAGCGTCGCATCGTCGCGTCGGTCCAGGAGACGCAGGAGTCTTCGGCGCAGGGCGCCTATTTCTTCTATAACGGCATGTGCATGGGGCTGATGACGATCGCCGCGGGTTACATCTACGCGGCACTCGGGCTGGCAAGCTATTATGTGATGGCGTTCGTGGCGCTGGCCGGCCTCGGCCTGATCATCGTCGCCTACTACCTTCAGCCCCAGAGATCTCTTTCGGGTGGCCAGACGAGAGAGGCAGCGTAG
- a CDS encoding MlaE family lipid ABC transporter permease subunit has translation MKDTSILKSEPRNAASLHVDDQANGSDVHAHLEGNWRSANIHFVLKDFEKLTARDSRSVTLDLSQISDIDTAGVWLLCRLKKQVESAGGTLTFEGSNPHIDELIASFSEEPSKSDAEPAPKLSFAERIFAPIGKIAFDLWNNIAAAMYILGSAVRGAQMKFGRGSGVSPASIVNQIDHMGVRAVPIILLMSFLIGAIIAQQGAFQLRYFGAEVFVVDLVGILQLREIGVLLTAIMIAGRSGSAITAEVGSMKMREEIDALKVMGLNPVGVLIFPRLVALTVALPLLTVIANFASLAGAAVVAWGYSGITFANFIARLHEAITLSTVLSGMIKAPFMALVIGIVAAVEGLKVGGSAESLGQHVTSAVVKAIFVVILMDGLFAMFYAAINF, from the coding sequence TTGAAAGATACAAGCATTTTGAAGTCCGAGCCCCGCAACGCCGCCTCACTGCACGTGGACGACCAAGCAAATGGGTCGGATGTACACGCCCATCTCGAGGGTAACTGGCGAAGCGCCAACATCCATTTCGTCCTGAAGGATTTCGAGAAGCTGACGGCGCGGGACAGCCGTAGCGTCACACTCGATCTGTCGCAGATTTCCGACATCGATACGGCCGGCGTCTGGCTGCTGTGTCGCCTGAAAAAACAGGTCGAAAGTGCCGGCGGCACGCTGACGTTCGAGGGCAGCAACCCACATATCGACGAGCTGATCGCCTCCTTCTCGGAAGAGCCCTCAAAAAGCGACGCCGAGCCTGCACCGAAGCTCTCCTTCGCAGAACGTATCTTCGCGCCGATCGGCAAGATTGCGTTCGATCTCTGGAACAACATCGCGGCCGCCATGTACATTCTCGGTTCGGCGGTCCGCGGCGCGCAGATGAAATTCGGTCGCGGCAGCGGTGTGTCACCCGCCTCAATCGTCAATCAGATCGACCACATGGGCGTTCGCGCCGTGCCGATCATTCTGCTGATGTCGTTCCTGATCGGCGCGATCATCGCGCAGCAGGGCGCGTTCCAGCTCAGATATTTCGGCGCCGAAGTCTTTGTGGTCGACCTTGTCGGTATTCTGCAGTTGCGTGAAATCGGCGTTCTTCTGACGGCGATCATGATCGCAGGTCGCTCCGGCAGCGCCATTACGGCTGAAGTCGGCTCCATGAAGATGCGCGAGGAAATCGACGCCCTGAAGGTCATGGGCCTGAACCCGGTCGGCGTTCTGATCTTCCCGAGGCTCGTCGCGCTGACGGTGGCGTTGCCGCTGTTGACCGTTATCGCCAACTTCGCATCGCTGGCCGGCGCCGCCGTGGTGGCCTGGGGATACTCCGGGATTACCTTCGCCAACTTTATCGCTCGCCTGCACGAGGCGATCACGCTGTCGACGGTCCTGTCGGGAATGATCAAAGCGCCGTTCATGGCGCTCGTTATCGGTATCGTTGCAGCGGTAGAGGGCCTAAAAGTAGGTGGCAGTGCTGAGTCGCTCGGCCAGCACGTGACTTCGGCGGTCGTCAAAGCGATCTTCGTGGTCATTCTGATGGACGGGCTTTTTGCCATGTTCTATGCGGCGATTAATTTCTGA
- a CDS encoding UDP-2,3-diacylglucosamine diphosphatase, with the protein MDTRHFRTLFISDVHLGSKAAKADFLLDFLKYHDADTIVLVGDIVDGWRLKRSWYWPQDCNDVVQKLLRKARKGTRVVYIPGNHDEFLRDFPGMHFGGIEVAERMIHDTADGKRYLVLHGDEFDVVVRNARLLAYLGDWAYDMAIMINIGLAAVRRRLGMPYWSFSAWAKLQVKHAVNFIGEFQRVVADEARKNNADGVICGHIHHAVMEDIDGIRYINTGDWVESCTAIAEHQDGTFELIEWRQIADSLPLALPVNPQGELAQQAA; encoded by the coding sequence ATGGATACCCGCCACTTCCGTACGCTCTTTATTTCCGACGTGCACCTCGGCTCGAAAGCCGCGAAGGCGGACTTTCTTCTCGACTTTCTGAAGTATCACGATGCCGACACGATCGTCCTCGTCGGCGACATCGTCGACGGATGGCGGTTGAAGCGTAGCTGGTATTGGCCGCAAGACTGCAACGACGTCGTCCAGAAGCTGCTCCGGAAGGCACGCAAGGGGACGCGTGTCGTCTATATCCCCGGCAATCACGACGAGTTTCTCCGTGATTTCCCCGGCATGCATTTCGGCGGTATCGAAGTTGCCGAACGCATGATCCATGACACCGCCGACGGCAAGAGATATCTCGTTCTGCACGGTGACGAATTCGACGTCGTCGTCCGCAACGCGCGTCTGCTCGCCTATCTCGGCGACTGGGCCTACGACATGGCGATCATGATCAATATCGGTCTCGCCGCCGTTCGCCGTCGCCTCGGCATGCCATACTGGTCGTTCTCGGCCTGGGCAAAGCTTCAGGTCAAGCACGCCGTCAACTTCATCGGCGAGTTCCAGAGAGTGGTCGCCGACGAAGCCAGGAAGAACAATGCTGATGGTGTGATCTGCGGTCACATCCACCACGCGGTCATGGAAGACATCGACGGCATTCGCTACATCAATACCGGTGACTGGGTGGAAAGCTGCACTGCCATCGCCGAGCATCAGGACGGAACATTCGAACTGATCGAGTGGCGCCAGATCGCGGATAGCCTTCCGCTGGCGCTGCCGGTCAACCCGCAGGGCGAGCTGGCACAACAGGCTGCCTGA
- a CDS encoding MCE family protein, whose product METKANYTIVGFFTVLVIAAAFGFVYWMAEYGRGGPMAELIVRIPGSANGLSVGSPVRFNGIQVGSVKSLSIDADDPQFSLAFTEVRVDAPIYPSTKAILEIQGLTGAAYVELSGGKVGEKNILQEAINSGKRAVIVADQSSVTNLLATADKIMDRANDAVGQIQGFVKDARGPLTKTLQNAETFSDALAKNSGNIDSFLQSVGQLSDTVRKVSGRVDSTLEAVEALVKSVDAKKIDHILANAEKVSDNVADASGDLKGAIQKFQETASTYNDLGKKAQATLDRVDTLVAQIDPAKVKGSVDDISQATKDARVAVASIKDVANTVSAHQKDIDQTIQNVTQISSKLNAASTRVDGILAKLDTLLGSDSTQSLFTQAKDTLDSFKKVADNLNARIGPIADNLQKFSSGGLRDVQALINDTRSTVQNLNDTITSFDRDPQRLIFGGDTVKQFDGRTRR is encoded by the coding sequence ATGGAAACAAAAGCGAATTATACGATTGTCGGTTTTTTCACGGTGCTGGTCATCGCGGCTGCCTTCGGCTTCGTCTATTGGATGGCCGAATATGGGCGCGGCGGACCGATGGCGGAGCTGATCGTGCGCATTCCTGGATCGGCAAACGGCCTCAGCGTCGGCTCTCCGGTCCGCTTCAACGGCATCCAGGTCGGATCGGTGAAATCGCTGTCGATCGATGCTGACGACCCGCAGTTTTCGCTCGCCTTTACCGAGGTCCGTGTCGACGCCCCGATCTATCCGTCGACCAAGGCAATCCTCGAGATCCAGGGGCTGACAGGTGCAGCCTATGTCGAACTGTCGGGCGGCAAGGTCGGCGAGAAGAACATCCTTCAGGAGGCGATCAACTCCGGCAAGCGGGCGGTGATCGTCGCGGACCAATCGAGCGTGACCAACCTTCTCGCGACCGCCGACAAGATCATGGACCGTGCCAATGATGCCGTGGGGCAGATTCAGGGCTTCGTGAAGGATGCGCGCGGCCCGCTCACCAAGACCCTGCAGAACGCGGAGACCTTCTCCGACGCGCTGGCCAAGAACTCCGGCAATATCGATTCCTTCCTGCAGAGTGTCGGCCAATTGTCCGATACGGTACGAAAGGTCTCGGGCCGCGTCGACTCGACGCTCGAGGCTGTTGAAGCGCTGGTCAAATCTGTCGATGCCAAGAAGATCGACCACATCCTCGCCAATGCCGAGAAAGTCAGCGACAACGTCGCCGACGCCTCCGGTGACCTCAAGGGCGCGATCCAGAAGTTCCAGGAAACCGCCTCGACCTACAACGATCTCGGCAAGAAGGCGCAGGCGACGCTCGACCGCGTCGATACGCTTGTCGCTCAGATCGATCCGGCCAAGGTGAAGGGATCGGTGGACGATATTTCTCAGGCGACGAAGGACGCGCGCGTAGCCGTTGCATCCATCAAGGATGTGGCAAATACGGTGTCCGCTCACCAGAAGGATATCGACCAGACCATCCAGAACGTGACGCAGATATCGAGCAAGCTGAATGCTGCCTCGACGCGTGTCGATGGCATCCTGGCGAAGCTCGATACGCTGCTCGGATCCGATAGCACCCAATCGCTGTTCACTCAGGCGAAGGACACGCTCGACTCCTTCAAGAAGGTTGCCGACAACCTGAATGCCCGTATCGGCCCGATCGCGGACAACCTGCAGAAGTTCTCGAGCGGCGGGCTGCGTGATGTCCAGGCGCTCATCAACGACACGCGTTCGACGGTGCAGAACCTCAACGACACGATAACCAGCTTCGATCGCGATCCGCAGCGGCTGATTTTCGGTGGCGATACCGTAAAGCAATTTGACGGCCGGACGCGGCGATAA
- a CDS encoding DUF2865 domain-containing protein has translation MKRRNLSFALLIALSTPAYAQVAPICGDLRARLADLPEVIGNTPEVRKYASALAEQNLELRKLRTDLRRNGCSAGSMVVVGGENADYCGELEQAEARMVDNIRYLQDQRDGARARSDDTRTRNELLSALEENGCNNADFSDWGRNDDQPPGVEDQAGRNDTFIPPSFNQMQRPYPSGTQGQSHVNTVCVRTCDGGFFPITPNATSFDFARDAETCSKMCPGIETELFYHDVSNTETSNMISARTGASYSAMPNAFAYKNRKPGEKTSCTCDLNGYYERMRKSQSATAEPPQKGSITTIETKPATSTPASPAAAPQPQVPDRPYDPQSNKVRQVGPKFLAGDQGTIDLKNPAVEGPQPQQQ, from the coding sequence TTGAAACGCCGGAACCTGTCTTTTGCGCTTCTGATTGCTCTTTCCACCCCCGCCTATGCGCAAGTCGCACCAATCTGCGGTGACTTGCGGGCGCGTCTTGCCGATTTGCCCGAGGTGATCGGCAACACGCCCGAAGTTCGCAAATACGCCAGCGCGCTCGCCGAACAGAATCTGGAACTTCGCAAGCTGCGCACGGACCTGCGCCGAAATGGCTGCAGCGCCGGCAGCATGGTTGTGGTCGGTGGGGAGAACGCCGACTATTGCGGCGAACTCGAGCAGGCCGAGGCGCGGATGGTGGACAATATCCGCTATCTGCAGGACCAGCGAGACGGTGCGCGCGCACGAAGCGACGATACGCGCACCCGCAACGAATTGCTATCCGCGCTGGAGGAGAATGGCTGCAACAACGCCGATTTTTCCGATTGGGGCCGCAACGACGATCAGCCGCCTGGGGTCGAGGACCAGGCTGGCCGAAACGACACCTTCATTCCACCCAGTTTCAACCAGATGCAGCGCCCCTACCCATCAGGCACGCAGGGCCAGTCCCACGTGAACACCGTCTGCGTCCGTACCTGTGACGGCGGTTTCTTCCCGATCACTCCAAACGCCACCTCATTCGATTTCGCGCGCGATGCCGAGACATGTTCGAAAATGTGCCCGGGGATCGAAACCGAACTCTTCTATCACGACGTCTCGAACACCGAGACGTCGAACATGATATCCGCGCGAACCGGCGCCTCCTATAGTGCCATGCCGAACGCCTTTGCCTACAAGAACCGCAAGCCCGGCGAGAAGACGTCGTGCACATGTGATCTCAACGGCTATTACGAGCGCATGCGCAAGAGCCAGTCGGCGACCGCAGAGCCTCCGCAGAAAGGATCGATCACGACGATCGAGACCAAGCCGGCTACCAGCACGCCCGCTTCCCCGGCAGCAGCACCACAGCCGCAGGTGCCGGACCGGCCCTACGATCCGCAGAGCAACAAGGTCCGGCAGGTCGGCCCGAAATTCCTGGCGGGCGATCAGGGAACCATCGACCT
- a CDS encoding ABC-type transport auxiliary lipoprotein family protein, translating to MAVSDLLVRRSWVIRTAFALPLMAVALGGCGTTPKNDTYDLSAPVGGNGPAAKNRQILVQQPTALRALDSEQIVVRVSSAEIQYLAKSQWSDKLPRMVQAKLVEAFENSGKLGGVGTPGQGLAIDYQVVTDIRAFEITTGNGSHAVVEISAKILNDRNGSVRAQKVFQQTVPAGGGSNEGYVKALDRAFSTVTSQIVDWTLQSI from the coding sequence ATGGCTGTATCGGATTTGTTGGTGCGTCGTTCCTGGGTTATCCGGACCGCCTTCGCTTTACCTTTGATGGCAGTGGCACTCGGCGGCTGTGGCACCACACCAAAGAACGACACCTACGATCTTTCCGCTCCGGTTGGCGGCAATGGTCCGGCTGCAAAGAACCGGCAGATTCTCGTACAGCAACCAACCGCGTTGCGAGCGCTCGACAGCGAGCAGATCGTGGTGCGCGTCTCGTCAGCGGAGATCCAGTATCTTGCGAAATCGCAGTGGAGCGACAAGCTTCCACGGATGGTGCAGGCAAAGCTTGTCGAGGCTTTTGAAAATTCCGGCAAACTCGGCGGCGTCGGCACTCCAGGGCAGGGGCTCGCGATCGACTATCAGGTCGTGACCGATATCCGCGCCTTCGAGATCACCACAGGCAATGGCAGCCACGCCGTTGTGGAAATTTCGGCCAAGATTCTCAACGACCGCAACGGCTCGGTCCGGGCGCAAAAGGTCTTTCAGCAGACCGTGCCGGCTGGCGGTGGCTCGAACGAAGGCTACGTGAAAGCACTGGACCGCGCATTCTCCACGGTGACGAGCCAGATCGTCGATTGGACCTTGCAGTCCATCTGA